TCTTGTTACAGGGTCCGAAAGTGAAAATTAAAGAGGATCCTGCCGTAAAGGTAAGGGTGGGTCCGACTCACTTGGGGTGACGGATGTTATGGATGGTGTAGCGGTGGTTTACTGACTGCTTGCTCCACGGGGCTTTGGCCACCCCCCCAAGATGAGTAAGGCCACAGGCTTGGGTTTATGGAATGCAGTCGGTGAGTGCTGAGTGAAGCTGTTCAGTGAGTTCATAGCAGTGCAGCTATGGAAGGTAACCAGCCAACTATCTTGACGCCCGCACCCTTAGATTGCTAGGAAGCTCCTCCATATTATCTCTCATTTGCTGTGCTCCAATTGGCCACCGTGTAGCTTGGAAACACAAGCCCGTTTCGTGGGATTGGTAATTTTGGGGGATTTGGCCTTCGCTGACTGTGCCagtatttgctgcccatccccaattgctccttgagaaggtggtgggtgagctgccttctcgaaccgctgccatcccatgtggtgtaggtactgtgatgaatgtaatatTCCGCAGAATACtggctccgcagatcacagcggacaattcgaccaccggacagactgacgttgtaggtcaccacccccgccggacttgatttttttgcagggggtgaatgtggtgaatgtaatatatatatatatgataattcacactgtctttgtaagcgcagtagcgctatcctaccggGGGGGTAAGAgctactcaggaacttgtactgggctccacccttggctcagcccatgactcctccccctagtgctgctgtataaatacccttgtccagagtcagcctgcagttcactaagagttcatcaacgggtaacaggctggctctgaagcaagtcgattaaagcctagattcatatcggaaacacgtgtctggtgaattgatggttccatcaggtacacccacagtgctgttagggagggggttccaggagtttgacccaacgacagtgaaggaacggccgatttaTTTCCAGGTCCGGGTAGTGGGTGgtctggaggggaacctgcaggtggcgcCGTTCCCCATGCCTCAGCTGCCCCTTATTCAAGATGGTGGTGATCGTGGGCCTGGGAAGGGGCTGAAGACGAGATGGGTTTCTAAACTTTGGGACTTTGTGAGCCAGGATGGGTGGAATTTTAGTCCGCCGAGGACAATGGAATATTAGCTCCGTGATGTGTGTTCCCAATCCTGGATATGTCTGGGCGGACTCCAGCTGCTTTGTCCCATGGCAGAGGGAGAATCACCCCACTTTGGCCTTGTTCATTTCCTCCTGCCTTTCGTAACCGGATCCACATGTGGAGCCTAAACCAAAGAATAATAGTCACGGAGCAGTTTGTGCAGAGCAGAAATTATGTTCAGGAAATACCCTTGCGGGCAATCGAAGATTGAAAACCACAGCCTTGAGCGCTATTTGGCTGTTGGTGGCCTCACAGTCCTGTCTGGCACTGGGACAACGGGAAATTGGCAGAGAGATAGAAATTGGTAAAGGTGGCGGCACCGTGGTAATgccgctgggctagtaatccagaggcccgggCTAtcgctctggggacatgggttcaaatcccaccacggcagctggtggaatctgAATTCAATTCATAAGATCAGGGATGGAACGGGCGTCTCAGAAATGGCGGCCTTGagactatcatcaattgttgtttaAAATAAAGGTTCATTGGTGTccccttaagggaaggaaatctgccgtccttacccggtctggcctacctgtgactccagacccacagcaatgtgggtgattcTTAAccgcccccctctgaaatggccgagcgagacactcggTTCACACAACAAATGCTCCCATCCCACTTAAATATCAGTATGAAATATTGCCAGTTGTACTCCTGCTGGAACTGAGAGCAATACTGGTGTAATTCCACAGCACAATTCACCGGGGAATATACCAGGAAggtgacggcacggtggcacagtggttagcactgccgccttacagcaccagggtcccaggttcgattccggcctcgggtcgctgcctgtgcggagtctgcacattctccccgtgtgtgcgtgggtttcctccgggtgctccagtttcctcccacagtccaaagatgtgcaggttaggtggattggccgtgctaaattgccccttaggtgtccaaagttgtgcaggttaggtggggttacggggataggtcagGGGATTGagccttggtggggtgctcttacgGAGGGtccgtgctgactcaatgggctgaatggcctccttctccactgcaggGGTTCCAGGTCTGTTGCAAAGGGCTGGAGAAAAGGCAAGGGTCGATCGCGGACCCTGTGAAATGGGAAGTTAAAATATAACCTTTCATAtttcctcctcctttcccccatTTAATCCCCAGAAAGTGGCATCGAGGTTGACCCAGCAGAACCTGAAACAGTTCAATCAGGCTAATGCCAAACTGATCCCGTGGGAGGAGAAGCAGTTTGCTTGCACACTGTGTGATagctggtggtggaggagagTACCTGAAAGAAAACAGGTAAGGGGGGCTGCTGTCTATCTCCCGAGATGTTCTCAATAAAGTGCCAGTCGATGGGCTTCCGACCAAATGGGCGAATGGACTGCCAGAATACTGGCCCGTGCCGACCCGGGGCGGTCTCAGCCTTGAACTTTGACCGTCGACAGGAATGGTGATTGGGCTGCTGTGTGTATCCCTTTTGGAGACGCAGTGGAGGGTGGCGAGTGGCGAGGAGGAATAAAATTACCCAGGTTTCTTGTTTCTGATCGCCATGAAGTAActctctggggtgggggggggggggggcattgatcaATGAGAGCGATCGGGactgtgatccccccccccccccccccccccacccacctcctggaTGGTCAACCTGCCCACACTCCCTGGGTTCCAGCTCGATGGCCAATGTTCGCGAGCCGAACCCTTCATCAGCGGAGGAAGATGGGGCACggagtgtggaggggtgggggggggggggggggggggggggggttacgtagGGGGTTTGAGAACATCTTATTCAAGTGACCAGTGTTCTCCTGAAAGCCTTTTCTTCTTGTTAGTTAACATTGGCGGGTGAAATTGGTGGAGGGCGTCACTatttgggagtgggggtgggaggggtggttagAGGAAGATTGGGCACCAGTCTGTGGAGGGGGGGCAGTAATGAGTGGGGCaaatggctgggggtgggagggtggtggttaGCGGTAAACTCTAGGAATCAATCTAGCTCCTGCAGTTGGACATTAAAGTGCGAGTCTCCGACAAAacctgaggaggaatttcttcactcagaggagtgcgaatctttggaattctctgcatcgttgagtatatttaaggctgggatagagagATATTTGGTCTCTCGggaaattaagggatatggggagagggattgtgggagggtgggggatgaaGTTGAAGCCacagatcagccctgatcgtattgaaaatgaaaaatgaaaaaatgaaaatcgcttattgtcacgagtcggcttcaattaagttactgtgaaaagcccctagtcgccacattccggcgcctgtccggggaggctggtacgggaatcgaaccgtgctgctggcctgccttggtctgctttaaaagccagcgatttagcccagtgtgctaaaccagcccctattgaatGGGGGAGaaggctcgacgggccgagtggcctactcctgctactatTCCTCGTGTTCTTGGATTGTCTTGGAAAACAGGGAGGGATGTTCCAGTGCAGGGGtgctgggattagaatagatagtcGCAGAcaggacgggctgaatggcctctttctgtgctgtaacgctctctgattcccccccccccctccggttgtCACTTGCTGGTTGAGGGTGCTGACCTGGGGGTTCTCttgtctttgtctctctctcgctctctctctgcaggtCTCGCGGTGTCGGAGGTGCAAGAAGAAGTATGACCCTGTGCCCCGCGACAAGGTGTGGGGCTACGCTGAATTTCACTGCCAGCAGTGTGGCAACGTCTTcgggtaaggtgggggggggggggggggggggggggggagggtccgcGGCCTGAGTATCCGGGGTATCGTTCTGAGGCAAAGCTGATCCCGTCACGGACGGAATGGTCTGCCGCCCCTGTCCCATCGCTCATCCATACGGAGGTCCCATAACGTGGGGGCCAGACGTGAACCACGACGTACTGACTGACCCCAGAGAATCTGGGCCATCCATCCATGGGCCGAATCTTCTCATTTATTGCCCAAGTGTCAACTTAGACAAATAAAATAAAGGCGGTGGGTCGCACCGAGCCCACCCACGACAGCAACCTTGACAGAATTTGTACCCCCCTGTCAGAACAATAAAGACTAGACAAAAGGAACCCCCTCATggaatccccccccatccccccgcaaCAGAACCCCCGCCCCAAGGACGGactctacctcccccccccctccccccacagaccccctcgTCCCCACAACCACAGAATTCCCCCACAACAGAACCCCCCAcgggccccacccctcccaccatggACAtggaccccacctccccctcccaaagacgcccccacccccccgacactgcaTCGCTGGCGatcgagtgggaggggggggggtttccgtaGACAACTTCCCGACAACTTCCCGACAGCGTGAAAGCGGTTTCGGGTCTTCTGCTtgattccctccccctcctccgtcATTCCCGCCTGCCGAAAAAAGGggcggaaaatccccccccccccccgccccccccaccaccacacactatTTCAGACTGATTGCATCATTGTTGACTGCACTTTCTCCTCTATTTGCAGGGGTTTTGGACAGATGGGCCTGCCAGCACCTTGCTACCTCTGCTGCGGCCGCGTCACCCCCACTTGTATCCTTCCGCCAAAAAAGGGAGTGGGTCCTCGCACCCCGAGACCTCACAGCTGCTTCGCCGAAGACTGCTACAACCGTAAAGgtcagctcctccccccccccctccagcttcaTGAGCTGGTTCCTTCCGTCTCTTATTGTTTGTTTGTGGCATTTCCCCCACCCAGTGTCCTGCTTCCTCGCTGGAGTCCGGTTCTGCCAGGGCCCCATCCCCTGGGTCTCCGGTAAGCGGACAGTCGCGCGTGAGTCTTGTCAGTGAAGGCCAGAAAGTCATTCGTCTGCATCGAGGGAAGGGCGGGCACCACACTTCAACCCAACCCTCAGCAGGGTCAAGTCAACTCATTGAATAGTCCTCGAGGATGGGCACCATtggccgctctcccccccccccccccgcccatgcccccaccccccccccccccctcaccaccaccaccaccttaacGCGTGGCGGAGCCCGTTATCTTTCCCACTCGGCTGAACACAGCTAGACTGGAGATCGAAAGTAGTCAGCAGAAACTATCCGATTGCTCAGCTACTCCAGAACCACACGGTGATTGtgaaccttagaacatagaacatagaacattacagcgcagtacgggcccttcggccctcgatgttgcgccgacctgtgaaaccatctgaagcctatctgacctacattattccattttcatccatatgtctatccagtgaccacttaaatgcccttaaagttggcgagtctactactgttgcaggcagggcgttccacacccctactactctctgagtaaagaaactgcctctgacatctgtcctatatctactacccctcaatttaaagcaatgtcccctcgtgttggtcatcaccatccgaggaaagagactctcactgtccaccctatctaactatcttatatgtctctattaagtcacctctcagccttctcctctctaacgaaaacaacctcaagtccctgagcctttcctcgtaagaccttccctccataccaggcaacatcctagtaaatctcctctgcaccctttccaatgcttccacatccttcctataatatggtgaccagaactgcacgcagtactccaggagcggccgcatcagagttatgtacaattgcagcatggccttgtggctccgaaactcaatccccctactgataaaggctagcacaccatatgccttcttaacagccctattaacctgggtggcaactttcagggatttatgtacctggatgccgagatctctctgttcatctacactatcaagaatcttgccattagcccagtactctgcattcctgttactccttccaaagtgaaccacctcacacttttctgcattaaactccatctgccacctctcagcccagctctgcagcttatctatgtccctctgtatcctataacatccttcagcactatccacaactccaccgaccttcgtgtcatctgcaaatttactaacccatccttctacaccctcttccaggtcatttataaaaatgacaaacagcagtggccccaaaacagatcctagcggtacaccactagtaactgaactccaggatgaacatttgccatcaaccaccaccctctgtcttctttcagctagccaattactgatccaaaccgctaaatcaccttcaatcccatacttccttattttctgcaatagcctaccgtgtggaaccttatcaaacgccttactgaaatccatatacaccacatcaaccgctttaccctcatctacctgtttggtcacttctcaaaaaactcaataaggtttgtgaggcatgacctacccttcacaaaaccgtgttgactatcactaagcaacttgttcttttcaagatgattataaaccctatctcttataaccttttccaacattttacccacaaccgaagtaaggctcacagatctataattaccagggttgtctctgctccccttcctgaacaaggggacaacatttgctatcctccagtcttccggcactattcctgtcgacaaagacgacataaagatcaaggacaaaggctctgcaatctcctccctggcttcccagagaatcctaggataaatcccatctggcctaggggacttatctatttttaaactttccaaaattccttgtgaacctcaattccatctagcctggtcgactgaacctgagtattctcctcaacaacattgtctttctccagtgtaaacactgacgaaaaatatccatttaacgcttcctctatctcctctgattccacacacaactttccactactatccttgattggccctaatcgtactctagtcattcttttgttcctgatatacctatagaaagccttagggttttccttgatcctatccaccaacgacttttcgtgtcctctcttcgctcttcttaactctccctttaggtccttcctggctaacttgtaactctcaagtgccctaactgagccttcatgtctcatcctaacataagccttcttcctcttgacaagtgcttcaacttccttagtaaaccacggttcccttgctcgacaacttcctccctgcctgacaggtacatacttatcaaggacacgcagtagctgttccttgaaaaagctccacatttcgattgtacccatcccctgcagtttccttccccatcctatacatcctaaatcttgccgaatagcatcataattgcctttcccccagctataattcttggcttgcggtatatacctatccctgcccattgctaaagtaaacataaccgaattgtgattactatcaccaaagtgctcacctacatctaaatctaacacctggccgggttcattacccagtaccaaatccaatgtggcctcgccccttgttggcctgtctacatactgtgtcagaaaaccctcctgcacacactgcacaaaaactgacccatctatagtactcgaactataatatttccagtcaatatttggaaagttaaagtcccccataacaactaccctgttactctcgctcctgttgagaatcatctttgcaatcgtttcctctacatctctggaactattcggaggtctatagacaactcccaacagggtgacctctcctctcttgttcctaacctcggcccatactacctcagtagacgagtcctcaaacgtcctttttaccgccgtaatactttccttgattaacaatgccacacacccctcttttaccatcttctctgttcttacagaaacatctaaatcctggaacctgcaacaaccattcctgcccctgctcaacccatgtctccgaaatcgccacaacatcgagatcccaggtaccaacccatgctgcaagctcacccaccttattccggatgcgcctggcgttgaagtagacacacttcaaaccagcgtcctgcttgccggtgccctctttcaaacttttaaccctatccctgacctcactactctcaacatcctgtacactgggactacaatttaggttcccatccccctgctgaattagtttaaaaccccccccgaagagcactagcaaatcttccacccaggatattggtacccctctggttcaggtgaagaccatcctgtttgtagaggtcccacctaccccagaatgagccccaattatccaggaaaccaaaaccctccctcctgcaccatccctgtagccacgtgttcaactcctctctctccttatttctcacttcgctagcacgtggcacgggtaacaacccagagataacaactctgtttgttctagctctcagcttccaccctagctccctgaatttctgtctcaaatccccatctctcttcctacctatgtcgttggtacctatgtggaccacgacttggggctgctccccctcccccttaaggatcccaaaaacacgatcagagacatcacgaaccctggcacctgggaggcaacacaccaaccgtgagtctctttcgttcccacagaacctcctgtctgttcctctaactatggagtccccaatgacaagtgctctgttcctcttctcccttcccttctgagcaacagggacagactctgtgccagagacctgtgccccattgcttacccctggtaagtcgtcccccgcaacagtatccaaaacggtatacttgttaatgaggggaatgaccacaggggatccctgcactgcctgccggttccccctccctccccggacggtaacccatctaccttcttcttttacctgaggtgtgactacctccctataactcctctcaataaccccctccgcctcccgaatgatccgaagttcatccagctccagctccaggtccctaacgcagctctcgaggagctggagttggatgcacttcccgcagatgtagtcagcagggacactagaggtgaccctttcctcccacattctgcaggaggaacattcaactgccctagcctcgattcccactgaactaacttcccaactactgaaacctaaaaataaaaaaaattaaaaatttgttAGTTTAGCCTTGTTGGCAGGGTCAATCGCACCTGCAGACTGGCAGCAGTTAAACCCCACGGCATCTGTTTGCTCCTCCATCTCGAGCCAGCATTGGTGCTGGGGTCACCCGTGAGCGTCAGAGGTTCCGGCAGCTGATCCAACGTCGGGAAGGTCTGGGAACGATGCCCGCCAttctccttccctgacagccaatCGCTCGGCCAAGGGTTAGGGCAACGTGTCCGTATGCCCAGAGAGCCAGGAATGACATTCCATGGGGAGTTCTCCATCCCAGCTGAAACCTCAGCTCTTTCCCACCCTTCCCTCGCTCCCCCTTCTTCCCgcgctcccttcccccccccactctgccttaccccctctctctatcccccccccccccccccacccctttgtaAGGGAGTCTGCCCCACACTCTTCAGGTGCCAGGGATGATCACTTCAACATGCTGCTACCCTAATTTCTGTTCCGCCTACTGACCTCCAATGTTTTGCCAGGTCGCGGCTATGAGGCGCCATTGAGGGAATGAGGGTCCCAGCTGCCCAGATATGAAAGATCCCGTGGCGCTATTTTGAGTTCTCCCTGGTTGATGCActtatcaattgaccacagaagcgaagttatagtccgaactgaaggctttaatacacaagatgttcccccagcagctcaggtacagaaagggagctgtggggaacacacgggctcttataccccgccttactgggcggagctacctgacagctctagccaatgggtgactagtgttacataccaattgggccaatgagcagcgagccttctccaccaatggtgtctcggcattgctagttaccgtaatatctctagtcatactaccacactggtGTCTTGGAGATAATTGATTCCCCCCAATCTACATAGTTAAGCAACCGGATGACCTGGCCATGACCACGTTGCTGttattgggatcttgctgtgcacaaattgactgccccGATTCCCCACAGCGGTGGCGATACGTCATCGGGTGTGAAGCGCGCTGGGACATCCCGTGGTCTGAAAAGGAGCTATGTAAATgcaggttttgtgtgtgtgtaatacTCAGGAACAAATTGTCTTTTCCACCCTCCCACGCCCCCAGAACCCCACATCCCCGGGACCCATTGCGTCCACCCACGCAGCCGTCATCGCAAAGGGCTCCCCAAGGTCCTGTTCCCGAGTCTGGAGCACGACAGCACCGGATCCACCATTGCCACCTGCCTGAGTCAGGGCAGCCTGATGGAGTGCCACGTGGATGACATCATCGAAGAGGAtatcctggaggaggaggaggaggaggacgatgaCACAACCGAGGGAGACGAGGACTCGACGGAGAGGTCCGATGACGGGACCGGTGACAACGGGGACTAAAATGTCCGAGGGGTGTCCCAGAGCTAAATAAGTGTAGATGTTGGCCGTAGCTGTGCACCATTCCTTCACAATGCCTCGCCACCCCGTGGGCTCCCCTGGGTAAGGGGAAagattgatgggggagggggaaaggggagggggaagggggagggggggggggaatgggcaggggaGGAATTTGCACAACtcgggatttttaaaaatgttccatTCTGAAGAGGCTCTTTTCGAACCCGCCCATTTGACAGAACCGACAAAGAAAATTTTGCTTTGATTCCGTGTAATTCAAAATGTAGGGAAAAGAAAGTTTCGATTTTATTTCTGGAGGAAGATGCCTTGAGCTGATCCACTGTGGGTGGCATCACTGCCTTGCGGGCCCCTCCATATGATTCTacgtggtgtgagtgtgtgtgaatgtgtgtgtgtgagtgtatgtgtgagtgtgtgtgtgagtgtgtgagtgtgtgtgtgagtgtgagtgtgagtgagtgtatgtgtgagtgtgtgtgtgtgtgagtgtgtatgtgtgagtgtgtgtgtgtgtgagtgtgtgtgtgtgagtgtgtgtgtgtgtgagtgtgtgtgtgtgagtgagtgtatgtgtgagtgtgtgtgtgtgtgtgtg
This DNA window, taken from Scyliorhinus canicula chromosome 25, sScyCan1.1, whole genome shotgun sequence, encodes the following:
- the LOC119957253 gene encoding shiftless antiviral inhibitor of ribosomal frameshifting protein homolog isoform X1 — its product is MARRDLRERVELEKSVRRFRETFQGKVSLDLAVLLMKRYHSNYQLVTKHIVLMVTDQDSDGLDADDRREIENSPDIQSVIETLRAEEKKEKSKGPKVKIKEDPAVKKVASRLTQQNLKQFNQANAKLIPWEEKQFACTLCDSWWWRRVPERKQVSRCRRCKKKYDPVPRDKVWGYAEFHCQQCGNVFGGFGQMGLPAPCYLCCGRVTPTCILPPKKGVGPRTPRPHSCFAEDCYNRKEPHIPGTHCVHPRSRHRKGLPKVLFPSLEHDSTGSTIATCLSQGSLMECHVDDIIEEDILEEEEEEDDDTTEGDEDSTERSDDGTGDNGD
- the LOC119957253 gene encoding shiftless antiviral inhibitor of ribosomal frameshifting protein homolog isoform X2, which produces MRVTKLKLEKSVRRFRETFQGKVSLDLAVLLMKRYHSNYQLVTKHIVLMVTDQDSDGLDADDRREIENSPDIQSVIETLRAEEKKEKSKGPKVKIKEDPAVKKVASRLTQQNLKQFNQANAKLIPWEEKQFACTLCDSWWWRRVPERKQVSRCRRCKKKYDPVPRDKVWGYAEFHCQQCGNVFGGFGQMGLPAPCYLCCGRVTPTCILPPKKGVGPRTPRPHSCFAEDCYNRKEPHIPGTHCVHPRSRHRKGLPKVLFPSLEHDSTGSTIATCLSQGSLMECHVDDIIEEDILEEEEEEDDDTTEGDEDSTERSDDGTGDNGD